One Oryza sativa Japonica Group chromosome 8, ASM3414082v1 DNA window includes the following coding sequences:
- the LOC4344621 gene encoding actin-related protein 4, whose translation MYGGDEVSAIVIDVGSYSCKAGYAGDDTPKAVFPSVVGSIEQTGETDEAKADKEAEAASDSKNGAKPMDVDKAKTKRKLYVGQELEFRRDHMEVISPMKDGTVTDWDIVDNIWNHAFRQRLLINPEEHPMLIAEPSTNTGQQREKAAELMFEKYKVPALFLAKNAVLTSFASGRATSLVVDSGGGSTVVAAVHDGYVLQKSVATSPIGGEFLTDCMMKSLESKGVVIRPRYSFKKKEVGPGEYKVVDLDLPNTTESYKLYCMRAIASDIKESVCRVPDTAFDEVAYANVPTTSYELPDGQTIEVGADRFKIPDILFNPSLSQTIPGVDGFADSMSVRGLPRMVIDSVNRCDVDIRKELLSSILLSGGSSSILQLKERLEKEVLEESSGNTRVKVLASGNSVERRFSVWIGGSILASLGSFQQMWFSKAEYEEHGVSYIQRKCP comes from the exons ATGTACGGCGGCG ATGAGGTCTCGGCCATCGTCATCGACGTGGGGTCCTACAGCTGCAAGGCGGGGTACGCCGGTGATGACACCCCCAAGGCCGTCTTCCCCTCG GTTGTTGGTTCAATTGAGCAAACGGGAGAAACTGATGAAGCAAAGGCAGACAAGGAGGCTGAAGCTGCATCAGATTCTAAGAATGGAGCCAAACCTATGGATGTGGACAAAGCCAAGACAAAGCGCAAATTGTATGTTGGTCAAGAATTGGAGTTCAGGAGGGATCATATGGAG GTGATTTCACCAATGAAAGATGGAACAGTTACTGATTGGGATATTGTTGACAATATATGGAATCATGCTTTCAG GCAGCGGCTATTGATCAATCCTGAGGAGCATCCTATGTTGATAGCTGAACCATCTACAAACACAGGACAGCAAAGAGAGAA AGCAGCAGAACTTATGTTTGAGAAGTACAAAGTGCCGGCACTGTTCCTAGCGAAAAATGCA GTTCTCACATCTTTTGCATCTGGACGTGCTACATCGTTGGTAGTTGACAG CGGTGGTGGGTCTACTGTGGTTGCTGCTGTTCACGATGGTTATGTATTGCAAAAG TCTGTGGCGACTTCTCCAATTGGTGGTGAATTTTTAACTGACTGTATGATGAAAAGCTTGGAGAGCAAGGGCGTTGTT ATAAGGCCCAGGTATTCATTCAAGAAGAAGGAAGTCGGCCCTGGCGAATATAAG gttgtagatcttgatcTTCCAAACACAACGGAGAGTTACAAGTTATACTGCATG AGAGCTATTGCTAGTGATATCAAGGAGTCAGTTTGCAGGGTTCCAGATACTGCCTTCGATG AAGTGGCATATGCAAACGTTCCTACAACTTCATATGAGCTTCCAGATGGACA AACCATTGAAGTTGGTGCAGACAGATTCAAGATTCCTGATATTCTGTTTAATCCATCTCTTTCTCAG ACTATTCCTGGAGTTGATGGATTTGCAGATTCAATGTCAGTTCGTGGCCTTCCACGAATG GTCATTGATAGTGTAAATAGGTGCGATGTTGACATTCGCAAGGAACTGCTAAGCAGTATTCTG CTTTCAGGTGGTTCATCATCAATTCTGCAGTTGAAGGAGAGGCTAGAAAAAGAAGTACTTGAG GAATCTTCTGGTAATACTCGTGTAAAGGTTTTGGCAAGTGGAAATTCAGTAGAGAGGCGATTCAG TGTTTGGATTGGAGGGAGCATTCTAGCATCCCTTGGGTCGTTCCAGCAAATGTGGTTCTCCAAAGCAGA ATACGAAGAACATGGAGTATCCTACATCCAAAGGAAGTGCCCATGA
- the LOC9271694 gene encoding polycomb group protein FIE1-like — translation MGPTSRNHKSSQKDVAPNEAKPPRYPQRNRSITASASASAFASPAVANSRVAKERPSSSTAGEGEPQETVLKLPSIPTLPARMAKLVPLEGLGCEAAVGSLTPSREREYKVTNKHTEGRRPVYAIVFNFLDVRYYDIFATACGPRLSTYRCLMNGKFALLQSYLDDDMNESFFTVSWACDIDGNPLLVAAGSTGIIRVINCATEKIYKSLVGHGGSVNEIKSQPSNPSLIISASKDESIKLWNVQTGILILVFGGVGGHRHEVLGVDFHTSDIYRFLSCGMDNTVRIWSMKEFWEYVEKSYSWTDATSKFPTKFVQFPVLCAEIHSNYVDCTKWLGDFVLSKSVENEILLWESITKEENPGEGHIDVLQKYPVPECNIWFMKFSCDFHHNQLAIGNRDGKVYVWKVQTSPPVLIARLNNPQVKSAIRQTAVSFDGSTILACTEDGNIWRWDEVDHPTAPVPSKKQK, via the exons ATGGGCCCCACTAGTAGGAACCATAAATCATCTCAAAAAGA TGTGGCACCGAATGAAGCCAAACCACCCCGATATCCACAGCGCAACCGCTCCATCActgcctctgcctctgcctctgcctTTGCCTCTCCCGCTGTTGCCAACTCCAGAGTTGCCAAGGAAAGGCCATCTTCATCAACTGCTGGTGAAGGTGAACCACAGGAAACGGTGCTAAAGCTTCCAAGCATCCCAACACTTCCTGCACGGATGGCAAAGTTGGTGCCATTAGAGGGGTTGGGATGCGAGGCAGCGGTGGGATCGCTAACACCGAGTCGGGAGCGAGAATACAAGGTGACCAACAAGCACACTGAGGGAAGGCGCCCTGTCTACGCCATTGTCTTCAATTTCCTCGATGTTCGCTACTACGACATCTTCGCCACCGCCTGTGGCCCTCGT CTTTCAACCTACCGCTGCCTCATGAATGGCAAATTTGCTCTTCTGCAAAGCTATCTTGATGACGAT ATGAATGAGTCATTCTTCACTGTGAGCTGGGCTTGCGACATTGATGGCAATCCATTGTTAGTAGCTGCAGGAAGCACTGGAATCATTCGAGTCATCAACTGTGCCACTGAGAAGATATATAAG aGTCTTGTTGGCCATGGTGGTTCAGTAAACGAAATAAAGTCTCAACCATCGAATCCTTCACTCATCATTTCTGCAAGCAAG GATGAATCTATTAAGCTGTGGAATGTGCAGACAGGGATCTTAATTTTGGTTTTTGGTGGAGTAGGAGGTCACCGACACGAAGTACTTGGTGTT GACTTCCACACATCTGATATCTACCGCTTTTTAAGTTGTGGAATGGACAACACTGTGAGAATCTGGTCAATGAAAG AATTCTGGGAATATGTTGAGAAATCCTATTCATGGACTGATGCTACATCAAAATTTCCAACAAAATTTGTCCAATTTCCG GTCCTGTGTGCTGAAATACATTCTAACTATGTAGACTGTACTAAATGGCTTGGGGACTTTGTCCTGTCAAAG agtgTTGAAAATGAAATCTTGCTGTGGGAATCGATCACAAAAGAAGAAAACCCTGGCGAG GGTCACATTGATGTTCTTCAGAAGTACCCTGTGCCAGAATGTAACATCTGGTTCATGAAATTCTCATGTGATTTTCACCACAATCAGTTGGCAATAG GAAACCGTGATGGTAAAGTCTATGTCTGGAAAGTACAGACCAGCCCTCCTGTTCTAATTGCTCG GCTCAATAATCCACAAGTGAAATCAGCCATAAGGCAGACTGCAGTGTCCTTTGATGGAAG CACAATCCTTGCCTGCACAGAGGATGGCAACATATGGCGTTGGGATGAAGTGGATCACCCAACCGCCCCAGTCCCAAGCAAGAAACAAAAGTGA
- the LOC4344622 gene encoding uncharacterized protein: MAPTPPSRPRLPLRPLLLSLPLLSLLLLLLIHRPHPSPPPPLLATATATRRDDEPAPRRAASSLAPKATTTTTLAHVVFGIASSRRTLPLRLPLLRLWLRPPARAFLFLDGPAPAAAAASEPLPPNLRFCVSSTDASRFPYTHPRGLPSAVRVARIAKELLQLDDHHHATPPPPRWLVLADDDTAFVLPNLLHTLSRYDWREPWYLGARSESAAQNAWHGFAMAYGGGGIAVSWPLAARLARVLDSCLLRYPHLYGSDARIHACLAELGVELTHEPGFHQIDLHGDISGLLRAHPLTPLVSLHHLDHVYPLYPGMDRATAVKHFFRAANADPARILQQTVCYDHSKAITVSIAWGYSVQVYKGNVLLPDLLAVQKTFVPWKRGRNATDVFMFDTKHYPRDECKRAALFFLKSISSGEGKIKSDYTRQLPRKCSPNLIPLRNLHQIKVASEPLHLVPGKALRRHCCDVVSSSSETNMDVNIRKCKEDELIAMHS; the protein is encoded by the exons atggcgccgacgccgccgtctcgcccgcgcctccctctccgcccactcctcctctccctccctctcctctcgctcctcctcctcctcctcatccaccgtccccacccctccccgccgcctcccctcctcgccaccgccaccgccacgcggcgcgacgacgagccggcgccgcggcgagcggcgtcGTCTTTGGCGCccaaggcgacgacgacgacgacgctggcgCACGTGGtgttcggcatcgcctcctcccgccgcacgctgccgctccgcctcccgctgctccgcctctggctccgcccgcccgcgcgcgcgttcCTCTTCCTCGACggcccggcgccggccgccgccgccgcgtccgagCCATTGCCGCCCAACCTCCGCTTCTGCGTCTCCTCCACCGACGCCTCCCGCTTCCCGTACACGCACCCGCGCGGGCTCCCCTCCGCCGTCCGCGTCGCGCGCATCGCCAAGGAGCTCCTGCAGctcgacgaccaccaccacgcgacgccgcccccgccgcggtgGCTCGtgctcgccgacgacgacacCGCGTTCGTCCTCCCGAACCTCCTGCACACGCTCTCCAGGTACGACTGGCGCGAGCCGTGGTACCTCGGCGCGCGCTCCGAGTCCGCGGCGCAGAACGCCTGGCACGGCTTCGCCATggcctacggcggcggcggcatcgccgTGAGCTGgccgctcgccgcgcgcctCGCCCGCGTCCTCGACTCCTGCCTCCTCAGGTACCCGCATCTCTACGGCAGCGACGCCAGGATCCACGCCTGCCTCGCCGAGCTCGGCGTCGAGCTCACCCACGAGCCAGGATTCCACCAG ATCGACCTTCATGGGGACATATCTGGACTCCTAAGAGCGCATCCGCTTACTCCTTTAGTTTCACTGCACCACCTTGATCATGTATATCCTCTTTACCCGGGTATGGACCGTGCAACAGCGGTGAAGCATTTCTTCAGAGCTGCCAATGCTGATCCAGCAAGGATCCTTCAGCAGACAGTGTGCTATGACCATTCGAAAGCAATTACAGTGTCAATAGCTTGGGGGTATTCAGTTCAGGTGTACAAAGGCAATGTGCTGCTTCCTGACCTCCTTGCTGTGCAGAAAACGTTTGTGCCGTGGAAAAGGGGTCGCAATGCTACTGATGTTTTTATGTTTGATACCAAGCATTACCCGAGGGATGAGTGCAAAAGAGCTGCTCTTTTCTTCCTCAAAAGTATTTCTTCAGGTGAAGGCAAGATCAAAAGCGATTACACTAGGCAGCTGCCTAGAAAATGCTCACCTAACTTGATTCCATTGAGGAATCTTCACCAAATAAAAGTGGCATCTGAGCCATTACATCTGGTTCCTGGGAAG GCTTTAAGACGGCATTGCTGTGATGTTGTGTCTTCCTCATCTGAAACCAACATGGATGTTAACATCAGGAAATGCAAAGAAGACGAACTGATTGCGATGCATTCTTAG
- the LOC4344623 gene encoding stellacyanin codes for MEWARGPAMAAAAAAAVVMVAAVLAGQAMAAGATTYTVGAPDGLWDMETDYKEWVARRTFHPGDKLTFTYSRELHDVVEVTKAGYDACSNANNISAFRSGNDLVALTAVGTRYFLCGLTGHCGSGMKIRIDVVAAASSGPAAAAAPLPSTSSVTAAVAGSRLVLVLLYALLPLW; via the exons ATGGAGTGGGCTCGAGGTCCAGccatggcggcagcggcagcggcagcggtggtGATGGTCGCCGCCGTTCTGGCCGGCCAGGCGATGGCCGCCGGCGCGACGACGTACACGGTGGGCGCGCCGGATGGGCTGTGGGACATGGAGACCGACTACAAAGAGTGGGTCGCTCGCCGGACATTCCACCCCGGCGACAAGCTCA CGTTCACGTACTCGCGTGAGCTGCACGACGTGGTGGAGGTGACGAAGGCGGGGTACGACGCCTGCTCCAACGCCAACAACATCTCCGCCTTCCGCTCCGGCAACGACCTCGTCGCCCTCACCGCCGTCGGCACCCGCTACTTCCTCTGCGGCCTCACCGGCCACTGCGGCAGCGGCATGAAGATCCGCatcgacgtcgtcgccgccgcctcctccggccccgcagccgccgccgcgccgctgccgtcgacgtcgtccgtgaccgccgccgtcgccggaagcCGCCTAGTCCTCGTGCTCTTGTATGCTCTTCTGCCATTGTGGtag